The genomic stretch AAAATTAATATAGGGGATGATAATACTTAAGTACCGATACTATTTCAAAGTCATATATTTTCTCCCAAGATTGGATTAAATTATTACGATTAAGATGAATCTGGGTTGCATAGGTACGAGTACCGGTACAGAGTTCAGCATTTTTAgaaatacaattataaaaattaataaagaattatattatttatataataataaataataaaataaaataataatttgtttaaaaaaaaagctAATATCTAtgcaataacataaataaatcaCACTAAAAAGTATCACTAAATCATAAAATCATGGCTGAATATCAATATTTTCTTCTCCAATATTATTAAGAAGTGCGGCTTATAGTTCAAGTTTGTCGAGAGAAAGACTAGCAACTTCAAGAACATCAGTTCTATCAAATAGATCTCATTCTTCTCTGTCAATATCCCACATTTTTGTTGTTCCTTCATTATAAACCTTACTCTTTTTCCGAGAGAAGACGGAGATTCGTATGAACAAAAACTAAATTATCAGCCCGCATTGGATTGAGACTATTTCTTTTTAATGAGTGGATAAATTCATATGTGTTCCAATTTCAATCAGCAGAGGATGATAGTAGATTagtttttctttcacttttttatttataaactagttgaagacccgtgcgtccgcacgggtacggTATTTGTTGGTAGGTTGATATATTTAGAACTTCATAGACAATGAATTGTGTAGAAAGTTTACAACTTAGATACATAAATGTCTAAGACAGTAAATTACATATCATTCAATGATAGTTTAGGAGAACAACAAAAATATGGAAATGATCACACTTGAGTATTCTATAAACTCCTTTGTAGTTGCAATAGGGATACAAATAATAATGTGTAACctacaagaagaagaaaaaatggatCAATGAAATCACAGACTGTACATAAAAAGAATCTTCCATattgtatataaatatattaataagaaCACATACACATTAcattataaaataaagataaatggcATAGAAAAACGGCACTAACCATATAAGAAAGACATGATGCACCACACCATAATAGTGTAACATATGATAAAAAAAAGGCAATATACAattttattgtaaaaaaaaaggCACCAATAAGGAAGAAACTCAccatcaaaatattaaaaattgaatgTGAAATGAAGGTAATTGCAGGATACCTACACGTTTCAATTTCAAATGAATGTTAAAATTAGGTAATTGCAATATACCTACAAGTTAAATTAAAGACTGTCATTATTATGTcaaaaaaagggaaaaagaaatgagtaaaaaaatttagaaatgaaAGAAATCAAATAGTCAAGATAATGTAATTTATAAATACCTATACAACATTATGAAACACTTCTTTGAAGACCACATTAGTTGTTTGAGATAATGGTTTCTTGTCTTTGTCGTGAATCAAGATTTTCAACCCATTTTTGCTCTTCACTCTTGACATAGCCACATATAGTTGACCGTGACTAAAGACATCTTTAGGCAAATATAGACCAACATAGTCTAACGATTGGCCTTGAGATTTATTTATGGTCATAGCAAATGAAACAATAATGGGGAACTGTCTTCGAATGAGTTTGAATGGCCAAGGTGATTGAGAAGGAGATAAAGACATTCTTGGGATGTAAATAGTATTTCCAATATGTGTACCTGATATAATCTTGGCTTCGATGACATGATTTGCAAGTCTAGTTACCGTTAATCTTGTACCATTGCAAAGACCTTCACATTGATCCAAATTCCTTATCAACATCACACAAGTACCAACTTTTAGCTTCAATGAATGATTTGGCAAACCAGAACATTTCAAACAACTTAAAAATTCAGGTGTCAAATGCTCAAAACCATCATTGTCATTAGCTTCGGCCCTGTCAATTGAGTCACTACTTAAAAATTCCTTTGCATCACCTataaaacatttaaattattaaaattgacCATACAATTATCAAATACAAGAAAATAATAGGAGAAAATATATATTAACCTGGTAGAAGATTTATTAGGTAATCATTGATTTCATCCACAACTTCGATGGTTGAAGCTAATATTGCTCTACTTTGAAGGAAAGTTGAATTTGTGTAATTATCAAGGATATTCGGATAGGTACTTGTAACAATCTTTTCAATTGGGTTTACAAAATCTGTTAGAAGTAACTCAGGTGGAATACAAATTTCAGCATATCCATCATTTGGTTCAGATATCTTTCCATCTCCAACTTGTAATATCCACTTAGAAAAGCGGTCTATTTCATCTGCATTTGTTGAATTTGTCCCAGATACCAAACGCATATTTTTTGTGAGCGTTAGAACTTTGCAATGATCCCAAATATATGACGCATTTATTGTTGAATGAACAATGTCAGACCGGGTTCCTCTAGGAACAACGGGTAGAATTTGTCTGAAATCACCACCAAAGACCACAACCTTTCCTCCAAAAATTGTCTTAGAAGCAACCTTGTCATGACCCATTATATCTTTCAAAGACTTGTCAAGAGCTTCGAAACAAAATTTGCTAGCCATAGGAGCTTCATCCCAAATGATAAGATTAGTTATTTGCAACAATCCAGCTAGGTCTGATTTTTTGTCAATGTTACAAATGGATGATTCTAAGCATGGTACAGGTATTTTGAATCTTGAATGTGCAGTTCTCCCTCCAGGCAAAAGTAGACTTGCAATTCCGCTAGATGCGACATTCAAAACTATTTCCCGATTAGAATGCAAAGCTGCTGAAAGTGTGTTCCACATGAATGTCTTTCCAGTTCCACCGTAACCGTATAAAAAAAAGACACCACCTTTCCTTTTGGACACAGCTTCCATTAtttctttgaaaatattatgTTGTTCATCTAAAAAAAAGAAACcaattgtaaataaaataaatggaaaTCTTTCATATATAATATGTTTGTTGGTGCATGTATAATTAAGCAATTAATTTACTTGCTATAATGACGTAGTCTCGGTATATATGAGTTTCATATATATGAGTTTCAAAGGCAGTTAAATTTGTGACACTGCTATGGAGCGCAGAAAATACTGGTTTGTGATATCCAATACTGCAGTTTGATATAAAATACCGGATGGAGTACATAGCTAAAAAGATAACATAGCTAAAAATGATGCAAAAATAGagtaaaataagtttaaaataaaagcaataaataaGGTTTCTAAAGTTGGTACCTGTTAGAGATTGAAACATATTTTGGTATAGTATTTTCTGCGCTGTAATGTCATATTGCCGCTCATCGTAAATAAGTCGATTCCCAAGAAAATCAAGTACAAAACTGTTTGGATAAGGCATCGGCTTAAAATCTTTTAGAGTCCGTCGgttcttttgaagttgtttctcaATTTCAATCAAGGTGAGTTCTATGATCTCTTCGTTAGACAACGATAACTCTGCATCACAAAAAATATGTAATGTTAATAGTTACAGTAATATATATTCAATAGAAATATCACTGTTAATTATAGCCAATGTAAAAATAAAAGAGTTGCGGTTACCTGGATTACGTGATATTATCCTTTGTTGATAAAGAATTCCATCTGATAAGTAGATCCAAGTGTTACGCCATACGTGATCTGGTCGGTTCATTGACGCTGACAACAACATGGTAACAAACAGCTTGCGGAGAAATACACCAGAACCCCAATTAAAAGCTTCTTTGATAGCCTCAATGAATTCTTTATCATCTTGTAGAAATCCCATTGCAAAGCATGCCTCTCGAAAAGATGAATGTTTAAACCCCTCAATTGTCTTGAGATCGTCATAACTTGTAGGCCCTTTCCTCACTGTCAACAACATGCGCATGTAATATAATTCTCCGGTTGATGGAGGAACCCAAATCAAACGACCAATTGTATAACCTTTTTTCCTAGGTTTCCAACATCTTTTTTTCTTGTCGTAAACAAACTTTGACACAAACTGGCCATATGTCAAGAGTTTGGCTTCCTCAAATTCCCTATTAGCAACAAACCAAGAGGTAAACATGGACTCAGTTACACTTGCCTTTAAAAGGACATTACCAATTTGTTCAAAATCTTTGTAATAAACAGAGTTCTCTCCTTCCATGTGAAAAAACAATCTTTCAACAGCAGGTTTCCTTCCATGTATAGAATAGGAGAAAATTCTCCAACATGCCTCGCTTGGTGAAACATATCTACAATCAAGGtattgcttgatttcatcattatTTCCTTCACGCTCTGTGGAATTTGGAACAAGAACTGCCGATATCCTATCTGAACCCTTGTTGATGTACTTGAAGAGATATTTGATTGAAGTACTTTGATTGCACCATTCCATGTTGATGTGAGCTTCATATTTCATAAGCAAATGAGGGTTGTGTGGCACAACATGACCGCTATGAAATAAAATTCCATTCTTCTCAATTTTATGGCCATTATCACGTCTTCTATACACGGGATAACCATCTTGATCAACTATGGTTGTATTCTGAAACTTCTTGGGATAATATTTGGTACACTTTCCCTCCTTCATGCATGGACATTTTGGGTTTGCCAAACCACAAGGACCATGTACCATGTGGTTTTTCACAAGACTATACAACTTAGGTTTTTTCACAGGATCCGGTACCTCCGCAGAAATAATTTTGTCAATATCTTCAGGTGCTGGGTATTTGTTGGAAGGATGCAAGAAGATAAGTAGGTGTGCATGTGGCAAACCTCTTTTCTGAAACTCTATAGTGTACATAtctatattgaaaaaaaaaatttattaataagaaTAAGCAAATAAACAGAATAAACTATAAAGTATGATTAAGTAATAAGAACTTACAAGCAAGAACCTTTCCTAAGCATCCTTTTTTAGTCACATCAGCTAAGAGCATATCAAACTTCATTTTAAAAATTCTAGCAATGATATCAGGTCTATCTTGTGGCTTGAGGTTTAGCGGTAGCAAAGCTCTTTGGATTTCTGGCCATTTAGGGTTGCATGTGAAAGTAATAAAAAGGTCGGGAAAGCCTACCTTGCTACATATTGCCATCCCATCATAGTAAAGTTGATCCATAAATCTCCTACTTCCAACATACGATGATGGTAAGATCACCCTTTTTCCGGTCGTAGAACCTTGTGTTTGACTTTGGTCTCCTTCTTCACTAAGACTTCGATATTTTGACACTCGAAGCTTAGATTGATTATTACGTAGCCatttcaatctctctccctcaaGCATGGTAAAGCCGTCAACCAGAAATTGTTGAAACAATCGTCTAGAAGATAAAAGAGTTTTCCCCTCATCATATCTTGTTTGGATTCTAAATGCCAACCACTCTCGAATAGTAAGTCTGTTTCTTGGGTTATTATCAAAGATATCGAGATCTCGGTGAGCCACATTTGGTCTATAACCATCTTCTCCATATGGAAAGATCAAAGGATATTGGAATGCTAGATAGCTAGCATGAAATTCATCAATACGTTTCAATGAGCCACCTTGTCTTTGCATGATAATGTCTCGTTCTTCAGCAGCGTCGACATCACCAACAATTAAAGCAGCTACCTCAGAAACAGTAGGTTGGTTGTACACTCTTCCATCTGTAGATCTATTGGCTATAAGTCTTAGTTTCAAATTGTGTACATTGTCTTGATTAAGTCTCTGCCTTGCCATGAGGAAGCACTTTGCATGAGTGTTATGTTTATACAACATATCAGACAGACTCTGCACTATTTCTTCGTCAATTTTGCTTTTGTCTCTAAAATAAGTTACGTCAGTTAGTGAGTATTATTATCGATACAACATGAATTATACTAAAATAAGTTTCGTTATAGTAGATGCAAATACCTTAGGCCTCACAACTTGCTGTAGTTTGCCAATGACATCTGATTTAAGGAAACCGAAGACTGTGTTAGTGTACATAAAGATTAACGCATAAGCAGAATAAAAAGTAAGATTGAATACCGTATAAACGATCAACATTAAATTCGCCACTCTCGAAATCCCcaaatggtttgaaattgaaaGTGTGCTGAGGAATTTCAGGCATGTCAATGCTAGTGATTGTGGTTGTAGCATTGAAAAACAGTTTGAAGTTGTTGTCACAGACTTTTAAAGGTAAGTCATTGATTAATGGTTCTCCATTGTAAACCATATAGGTTTGGTTTTCCAGCAAGGTATTTTTCCAGGCATCTAGCTCGCGGTTCCGAGTGATGAGATGTATTTGGTTTCCCTTGTGACAAAGTAATGAAAAATTTTATAAGTAAATGAAATCTTTATAAAGAAATGCACTATTACGAATGGCTAAGTACAAACCTTTATATCTTGCAATATAGCTTCAAGGTGTTGGTTCCCGTTATGCTCCTTGACAATCCACAGATCAATAACACGGACTGCTATTTTCCATACATTAACACCAGGTGTCAAGTCGGTTATGAGTTGGGCTGGTCTTGACATGATAACTGACAAATATGGAAAATAACCAGAAAACAAATAAGGACTGTTATTTTCTCATAATGAAGAATATAACttgaaaaatgaaatataacttaaaaaatgcatcttcaacaaaacaacaaaacaaagatGAGAGCTGTTATGAGTATGGCTGAAAACAACTCAAGAGATGTTATAACTTAAAAACACTTTAATAGTTGAACCACAAACCCCCAAAAAAGCACTTATTCACAGTTTCAAAAGCTAATGAAAAAAACTTAAAAGCAGTAGTGAAAAGAACTAAAAAGTTGTCACTCAAAAACCTTTAAAATAGCTTCAAAATAAGCATAAAAATGGAAACTATGAACAACAACTTGTATGTTAATTTTGTTTAAGCAAGACGTCATATAAAGAGCAGGAAAAAAGAACCAGAACAATGCAGTATAATAGGAAGCAAACCTCAGTAAATGATTCACGAGGAAGAAGGTGACGAGCTGTGTCGGCAAACTACGAAGGAGACGACGGTGAGAGAGGAAACGTAATGGAAGTGGTAATGAGAAAAAAGAGAGAGACTGAAAAATGAAGATGAGAGAGGAGACTATGTACCTAGGTTCTGATGTTGAAGTAGTTAACATTTGTGTTTCCTTTTACCCGGGTAAAACAAGTACCCGGGATATTAGAGATGTTTTGAATTTCCATTTGAAATAAGTGCCACTTGGATGCAATCTCTATTTTGATTGGCTTAGTATTTGTGTTTCCTTTTACCCGGGTAAAACAAGTACCCAGGATATTTGAGATGTTTTGAATTTCCATTTGAAATAAGTGCCACTTGGATGCAATCTATATTTTGATTGGCTTAGTTTTTCTCATTTAGTAAATTACCTATAAGGTCAAAACTTAGACAAATTTAGTGTAAATTAATTTTGTTAAGAAGGGCAAATTAGCAATTTTGGTAGTAGTTTCCATGCTTAGGTAGATAGTTGATAGAATAAATAACTCAATTTTTACCgagtaaaaaaatttcaaattacatcatctgaaaaaattaaaaaagttggGTACGTGGTGCCAAATGTGTACCGGTTGGTGTACcaacttaaaaataaaactaaaaattttgGTATGGCTTCGGTGCGTACCGTATGCGTACCGGTACCCGGTACGCATCCAGTACCGATGCTTTATCTAAAATGGAGTACCCGTGCTTCACAGGATGTATCTTGTTTCTTTAGGCTTTGTTTGTGAGtttgaaagggaaaggaaatgaggactttgaaaaataggaaacatttggtgaaaaaaatataaaatattttgggTAGGAGACTTTGCGaggatttcattttatttataacaCCAAAAACTAGGGGTGACAAACGAACATGTGTGTCCCGTTTAGGCTCACCCCGCAAATGTCCGCGAAAAAATGCGGGTCTAAAATCTtgtcccgccccgcaaaaaagtgagggcgggacggataaagcccgcgggcattgaacCTTTTTAGGCCTTAAAATAGTATAATTGTATGAAAAAGCTCATGCCCGCAAAAAACAGGGTGGGACGGGCACATTAAAGTGAGGgggcctaaaaccttgtcccgccccgcgaaaaagtgcgggcaaaacggGCTTTCCCCACGGGTcaagcccgttttgccacccctaccaaAAAAACCCTAATATGGTAAAACTCAAgaattgtattgaatgagggttttggagcctctacataaattttccaaatatcttttaggttgttataatattttgaaaattaaaaatatagtaatgataatgactattttatcattctaaacaaaatcattttttcaaaaaatgtgaaatattttcctatatttttttaaaattttgttttcagaAGCCTTCCCATCCTCTcctctccaaactcgcaaacaacgCGTTAAGTTATAATTAAGTTTCTCTAGCAATGTACTATCATGTACTGAAACTTTACATGTTCAAGAGTCGGGTCCGAGTTCTGTGTGGGCTCGCAACACAACGATATTTCACAAGCTCCTGTGTATCCTTCTGAGTTCTGACTTACAAGTTACAACACCTTCCAAGAGATAGAGTGGCTCCCACCAAAGAGAAACGTTTCCCATGGCATTGTCTTAAAACATGGTGCTGGTCGTGTAAGTGTCCGTTCGTACAAATATCCTCACCATCAAAAAGATGAAATTGAGAAACAAGTCCAAAGTCTTATGCGACAAGAGGTGATTCGCAACAGCAATAGCACTTTATCTAGTCCAGTGATTTTGGTAAAAAAGAACAATTCTTGGCTGATGTGTGTGGACTGCATGGCGTTGAACAAAGAGACAGTACGTAAGACAAATTTCCCATACTAGTGGTGGACGATTTGTTTGATGTTGTATTTAGGGGTGATAGTAAAATCCATTAAGAAAATATCATTCCAATCCATTCAATCTATCCAACAAACAAAAATTCAATCCAATGGATTTATTCAATCCATTCATTAAATCATACGGATGAATTTAATTCATCCATctcattttataaatttattggatattattttattatttattaaataaaattttcttttgttaaaaaacaaaaagaaaaaacatttgataataaaaaaaactccTAGACTCCATTTTTCTTCAACTTCACGTAACACATACTAAATCACGaacaagaaccctaattctgtgTTCCCCCAATTTCTTATTCCCTCAATTTCTTTTTAACATTAAGTGCTAGCAATTCATCTCAATGTTTTGGTGCTAAAATAACAAATCATGTCAACATTTCAGTGCTACAATTGCAATTCATCTCAAAATTTCGGTGCTACAACGTCATAAATTCAAATCAGCACCAACCATTTCTCATAATTGCTATCTCTTTTGTTGGAAATTCTCATTGTTCAAGATTTCTCTTCGGCGATAATTGCACCTATTTTTCTCGTTTTCTACTTTAAAGGTAAACATAGTTTATTTTCCTGAAAACCCATGAATATGTGTTCAATCAACTATAAAATATTTGAGTGTTACTCCTATTTATTTGCCAGGGAaaaatccactatcagtagtatcaattcaaagttaaacagtctttgtttacaacttctcacttaatcatctAATTTTAGAAACTCTAATTCTGGTGAAGATTTGATTCCTTTGTTCTAGATTAAATCTTATTGACCTGCGTAAATTACTAAGATATATGCAAAGAAAATATTACATAATCaatctaaaaaaaatcaaatctgtCAAGATTCCAAACAGTCTGTGCTCATATTCTAGTTCAGAATGTCACGACATCAACCAGGACATGTGGTTTTTAATGTAAGCTCATACTCAGTTGTATCAAGAgatcaagatgttatgacatcttgcttAACATCTTTTAAGCACCATATTTTAGCAAAATTCTGCCAATTCCAAAATCATGGATCTAacatat from Vicia villosa cultivar HV-30 ecotype Madison, WI linkage group LG4, Vvil1.0, whole genome shotgun sequence encodes the following:
- the LOC131597966 gene encoding uncharacterized protein LOC131597966, which codes for MSRPAQLITDLTPGVNVWKIAVRVIDLWIVKEHNGNQHLEAILQDIKGNQIHLITRNRELDAWKNTLLENQTYMVYNGEPLINDLPLKVCDNNFKLFFNATTTITSIDMPEIPQHTFNFKPFGDFESGEFNVDRLYVFGFLKSDVIGKLQQVVRPKCFLMARQRLNQDNVHNLKLRLIANRSTDGRVYNQPTVSEVAALIVGDVDAAEERDIIMQRQGGSLKRIDEFHASYLAFQYPLIFPYGEDGYRPNVAHRDLDIFDNNPRNRLTIREWLAFRIQTRYDEGKTLLSSRRLFQQFLVDGFTMLEGERLKWLRNNQSKLRVSKYRSLSEEGDQSQTQGSTTGKRVILPSSYVGSRRFMDQLYYDGMAICSKVGFPDLFITFTCNPKWPEIQRALLPLNLKPQDRPDIIARIFKMKFDMLLADVTKKGCLGKVLAYMYTIEFQKRGLPHAHLLIFLHPSNKYPAPEDIDKIISAEVPDPVKKPKLYSLVKNHMVHGPCGLANPKCPCMKEGKCTKYYPKKFQNTTIVDQDGYPVYRRRDNGHKIEKNGILFHSGHVVPHNPHLLMKYEAHINMEWCNQSTSIKYLFKYINKGSDRISAVLVPNSTEREGNNDEIKQYLDCRYVSPSEACWRIFSYSIHGRKPAVERLFFHMEGENSVYYKDFEQIGNVLLKASVTESMFTSWFVANREFEEAKLLTYGQFVSKFVYDKKKRCWKPRKKGYTIGRLIWVPPSTGELYYMRMLLTVRKGPTSYDDLKTIEGFKHSSFREACFAMGFLQDDKEFIEAIKEAFNWGSGVFLRKLFVTMLLSASMNRPDHVWRNTWIYLSDGILYQQRIISRNPELSLSNEEIIELTLIEIEKQLQKNRRTLKDFKPMPYPNSFVLDFLGNRLIYDERQYDITAQKILYQNMFQSLTAMYSIRYFISNCSIGYHKPVFSALHSSVTNLTAFETHIYETHIYRDYVIIANEQHNIFKEIMEAVSKRKGGVFFLYGYGGTGKTFMWNTLSAALHSNREIVLNVASSGIASLLLPGGRTAHSRFKIPVPCLESSICNIDKKSDLAGLLQITNLIIWDEAPMASKFCFEALDKSLKDIMGHDKVASKTIFGGKVVVFGGDFRQILPVVPRGTRSDIVHSTINASYIWDHCKVLTLTKNMRLVSGTNSTNADEIDRFSKWILQVGDGKISEPNDGYAEICIPPELLLTDFVNPIEKIVTSTYPNILDNYTNSTFLQSRAILASTIEVVDEINDYLINLLPGDAKEFLSSDSIDRAEANDNDGFEHLTPEFLSCLKCSGLPNHSLKLKVGTCVMLIRNLDQCEGLCNGTRLTVTRLANHVIEAKIISGTHIGNTIYIPRMSLSPSQSPWPFKLIRRQFPIIVSFAMTINKSQGQSLDYVGLYLPKDVFSHGQLYVAMSRVKSKNGLKILIHDKDKKPLSQTTNVVFKEVFHNVV